ATCACTGTCGAAGACGGCAAGTCGCTGGACAGCGAACTCGACGTCGTCGAAGGCATGCAGTTCGACCGCGGCTACCTGTCGCCCTACTTCATCAACAACCCCGAGAAGCAATCGGCGCTGTTGGACAACCCCTTCGTGCTGCTGTTCGACAAGAAGATCAGCAACATCCGCGACCTGCTCCCCACGCTGGAACAAGTCGCCAAGGCTGGCCGTCCGCTGCTGATCATTGCCGAAGAAGTCGAAGGCGAAGCCCTGGCTACCTTGGTCGTGAACACGATCCGCGGCATCCTGAAGGTTGTGGCTGTCAAGGCTCCTGGCTTCGGCGACCGCCGCAAGGCCATGCTCGAAGACATCGCCATCCTGACGGGCGGCAAGGTCATCGCTGAAGAAGTGGGCCTCACGCTCGAAAAGGTGACGCTGGCCGATCTGGGCCAAGCCAAGCGCATCGAAGTGGGCAAGGAAAACACCATCATCATCGACGGTTCGGGCGCTGCGGCCGACATCGAAGCCCGCGTGAAGCAAGTGCGCGTGCAGATCGAAGAAGCCACGAGCGACTACGACCGTGAAAAGCTGCAAGAACGCGTGGCCAAGCTGGCCGGCGGCGTTGCAGTGATCAAGGTCGGCGCTGCCACCGAAGTCGAAATGAAGGAAAAGAAGGCACGCGTCGAAGACGCCCTGCACGCCACCCGCGCTGCAGTGGAAGAAGGCGTCGTGGCTGGCGGCGGCGTGGCTCTGCTGCGTGCCAAGCAAGCCGTGGGCGACTCGGTCAAGGGCGACAACGCCGACCAGGAAGCCGGTATCAAGCTGGTGCTGAAGGCCATCGAAGCGCCCCTGCGCGAAATCGTGAACAACGCCGGCGGCGAAGCCTCGGTGGTGGTGAACGCTGTGTTGGCCGGCAAGGGCAACTACGGCTTCAACGCTGCGAACGACACGTACGGCGACATGCTCGAGCTGGGCATCCTGGATCCGACGAAGGTCACCCGCACCGCGCTGCAGAATGCAGCATCGGTGTCCTCGCTGCTGCTGACGACCGAAGCCATGGTCGCCGATGCACCGAAGGACGAATCGGGTGCTGGCGGCGGCATGCCCGACATGGGTGGCATGGGCGGTATGGGCGGCATGGGCATGTAATGTCCGGCTGAGCCTTACGCTCACCAAAACGAAAAGGGCCGCGCAAGCGGCCCTTTTTTATTGCGCGCTACCTTTACCGAAACTGGTCTCGCAGCGCCATGTACAACACCTGGAAGCGCGCATGCCGCGTCTTGTGCCCATCGGCCCCTTGGGACGAAGGCACCAGCTGCTGCCTGACCGGCGGCAGCGTGCACACCTCGGCCACCGTGCCGCCATCGGCCAGCCATGCGAGGCGCGCTGCGCCGAGCGCACCGCCCGTCTCGCTGCCCGCATAGAGCGTGAGCGGCACCTGGAAGATGTCGGCCAGCAACTGGCCCCACCAGACGCTGCGCGCACCGCCGCCCACCAGCGCGACTTCGCGCAGCGGCATGTCGGCCGGCAGGCGCAGCGTGTCGAAGCCGTCGCGCAGTCCGAAGCTCACGCCCTCGACCACGGCATAGGCGATCTCGGCCGGCCCATGCGCATGCGTGAGGCCGAACAGCGCCCCCTGGGCATTCGGATTGTTGTGCGGCGAACGCTCGCCCGACAGATACGGCAGGAACAGCGGGCAGCGCGCCCGGTCCGCAAGCGCGACCGATGCCGCAGCTTCGAGCAGCCCAGCCTCATCGGCGAACTTGAACGTCTTCGCGGCCCAGCTCACCGCACTTGCGGCCGAGAGCATCACCGACATCTGATGCCAGCGCTTCGGCAGCGCATGGCAGAACGCATGCATCGCCTGCGCGGGGTTCGGCAGAAAGCGGTCGGTCGAGACGAACACCACGCCCGAG
The Variovorax paradoxus genome window above contains:
- the groL gene encoding chaperonin GroEL (60 kDa chaperone family; promotes refolding of misfolded polypeptides especially under stressful conditions; forms two stacked rings of heptamers to form a barrel-shaped 14mer; ends can be capped by GroES; misfolded proteins enter the barrel where they are refolded when GroES binds), producing the protein MAAKDVVFGGEARARMVEGVNILANAVKVTLGPKGRNVVLERSFGAPTVTKDGVSVAKEIELKDKLQNMGAQLVKEVASKTSDNAGDGTTTATVLAQAIVREGFKLVAAGMNPMDLKRGIDKAVTALVAELKKASKPTTTSKEIAQVGSISANSDETIGKLIADAMDKVGKEGVITVEDGKSLDSELDVVEGMQFDRGYLSPYFINNPEKQSALLDNPFVLLFDKKISNIRDLLPTLEQVAKAGRPLLIIAEEVEGEALATLVVNTIRGILKVVAVKAPGFGDRRKAMLEDIAILTGGKVIAEEVGLTLEKVTLADLGQAKRIEVGKENTIIIDGSGAAADIEARVKQVRVQIEEATSDYDREKLQERVAKLAGGVAVIKVGAATEVEMKEKKARVEDALHATRAAVEEGVVAGGGVALLRAKQAVGDSVKGDNADQEAGIKLVLKAIEAPLREIVNNAGGEASVVVNAVLAGKGNYGFNAANDTYGDMLELGILDPTKVTRTALQNAASVSSLLLTTEAMVADAPKDESGAGGGMPDMGGMGGMGGMGM